From the Anguilla anguilla isolate fAngAng1 chromosome 6, fAngAng1.pri, whole genome shotgun sequence genome, one window contains:
- the LOC118230085 gene encoding myomegalin-like isoform X1, which translates to MKETCRICARELLGNQRRWIFHPASKLDLRALLSYALGHQLTRDGRGEFACSKCVFMLTRMYRFDTVIARVEALSIGQLWRLLLEKDRLRQCIRGLYRRSNSDEPGEAPEIRIDGKADNFIPPDANYSTLLQRDCAYCVYESWAELEDQTLECTPSLLCHHPCLLRVSAQHSRRCRRCTPLRVADSDYEAVCKVPRKVARSVSCGPARYSSSSPGSHCGEAPIAAATIPTGSPTPCPGSALESLDMGVDDSREAQCWDSPTEEHADLALAQRVARECAYRPVPRLPGSRLPILGKPGSPGTGERATMSNPHFGTSNVQGPYKFPSRVDPASDLELPDLEELWHDAHAEYLPFHFRQNLIEEQQAQLNQYECAAGQCVSELQKAQLQVQSLQAKIHESETNNEKLQEKLCEMESELRSIRQAAQCQERTIQGLSESVSTKDSEAEELYRVIEGQNDTLCKLREMAQCSQLQQLQALEMGQEAGQNPAFGAEFLALQNSLFSTQLELEGSQRARRQMERQAADHIRARDRLHADLQEALQSLEKTEKHNQEMRCALQQARCELQVNEGQVKEKEGERQMEVEEREKTIRQLRISLKDKERLLEEYSELMDHSRDPSESRDTLLDKLRKRIKERDKALECSIDDKFHCLEEKEEEVRQLQLTLRDKERDMDRLRCVLTNNEDTITSLDRMVQGKDLELEQVSEAYRKLQWLKQEAEERHGRSLQERDAIIGQLQNSLQMRTKEVEELTASLVSKVSADSSEVVEKLRLHLQLKEHLFKEVLSDRAQQAQEHSTEVQELLSTISARDQYIKESAGRLRQAIGERMGELQEVRSQLIAREREVRELNLERERQDREPHLELEHLQSQLREKEALIQNLVEGREEPMVITTQGETAQGSCDATTRRQEVEAVEEELKLVLKKEKEAQLEVSTLRSALTSQEEEVCSLSGQVEALTASIHAKEDLIKDMQRHLVEPSDLPLVEELTNELQALREDRAQQDSTSTDRQQHLLDQLILEYGSLNAALRTEMKLYHSLTQTHGQGEGSWKTLQTELNSVQALRGQLEEVLARTRNAALAGEAAANPQPDFGELSTDEEGEEEEEEEEEEEEEEEEDGSSEFTDSIEEEDSKLTARTLATTMDSGVVCKQEDPRQGPEKRMLSQSAAVDGRGLAEWRVEVQQLLEQKRAVERELGELKAQLEKAGFASLSQMRTSLLNMQLENSELKKAAGHVTCRGWEQGVTGGLSSVSSGGVTTVTGKDNGIPGPEPTGAGEEAGPAQGKRGAPKVPLQDGQGKRRCTRPLSQDRGGLPSPCHTHPSLAQDEEPGRSRRGAWEQVEVGLRSELALSRQESRDLQERLMVSEATVQAQAEQLKDYRELLTETSVEQASKQVQVDLQDLGYETCGRSENEAEREDTSSPEFDDLEMCTSLSGQQVHGARWWGKGDPGTGQEDEDVEALRRHVRDLRAQLSRSTKAVRNLQARVRSLSATSDYASSLERPRKVNWSFQPSPAHSAAEEDEGWQSDGPGHAPEPRPNRALRELVSRVASLEAQLKSSKLEGKSVAEDPKSATWPGKYNTLIQAQARELSHLRQAMREGRGVCHILSQHLGDTTKAFEELLRANDIDYYMGQSFRQQLAQSIALAQRVGTKISGWDRSELPDDKMGHELLALRLSKELQQKDKIIESLHTKLQQHADTPSSGHALSESTDQSDRTSFVSDEQGSTNEDLELCSDMEGPSEYVPEERSARAGHMQITDSPPKNGTPSQHIAIPSPTTASHGVQSSASCPSTPHDPVKTQVQEGLYSGPVSSSLPVPLTRYCPDLTPFDPRSPLVGPGGFSLGDIHQELEILQKELGESFSVPHMKALSDLPPDAHSYPELSSYLPLSHQAFRQPQLTSTDRSATLKGDVDVLENSALWEAPHASLPVKAGTYGTISSGSSGYRSGTNYTGTDLIEEHLREIRGLRQQLEDSVRTNERLRQQLEDRLASVGRNSGAPTNIYIQGLESLSQLTNENRALKEEVLALQARLQASRDSCKEVEHLQEEVLMGRAQLKEVELEVEEWREEVRRLQAHGCQQGQEIQQLKQERQTSQEHNNRLHHEVNLLQQQLSESRRLLHSLQCELQVYDRMCRSGKNPYSGYGGELTYPGTPSSQELGELLVEVRGLRAQLERSVQENGALRAQLEQQLGGAVVVARGDRRPHTIPVSPQRDGVYKRQLFHDPAPSPPVRDTGLFNSASPYASLTGLEDPQLTANDALDPHADLEGEAPDGSFANKNGRHAVGHVDDFTALRQQVLEGKALVHKMKGALLDLDPSEVPDYGGVTDLLADAKTLQQILEEAASLLKMFWRAALPDSERLAQHVQKEQALQKEVHNLKLQVTKQDEVLQGTVERLRSTNRTKEGMERFIISQLSRTRDVLKKARSNLQKNEFKISSLSSSSSSTSPYPAKAEVLRGAGDQPPDWGIMSPRSRLPGGGATSQRPARKRGGQRLLQVATN; encoded by the exons ATGAAGGAGACGTGCAGGATCTGCGCCCGCGAGCTGCTGGGTAATCAGCGGCGCTGGATCTTCCACCCGGCCTCCAAGCTTGACCTGCGGGCACTGCTGTCCTACGCATTGGGCCACCAGCTGACCCGCGACGGCCGGGGCGAGTTTGCCTGCAGCAAGTGCGTGTTCATGCTGACCCGCATGTACCGCTTCGACACGGTCATCGCCCGCGTGGAGGCCCTGTCCATCGGCCAACTCTGGAGGCTGCTCCTGGAGAAGGACCGGCTGCGGCAGTGCATCAGGGGGCTGTACCGCCGAAGCAACAGCGACGAGCCAGGAGAGGCGCCCGAGATAAGGATTGACGGCAAGGCGGACAACTTCATCCCGCCTGATGCCAACTATAGCACCCTACTCCAGAGGGACTGTGCCTACTGCGTGTACGAGTCCTGGGCGGAACTGGAGGACCAGACGCTGGagtgcaccccctccctcctctgccaCCACCCGTGCCTTTTGCGGGTCTCTGCCCAGCACAGTAGGAGGTGCCGGAGGTGCACCCCCCTGCGTGTGGCCGACTCGGACTATGAGGCGGTGTGCAAGGTCCCCCGTAAGGTCGCCCGGAGCGTCTCCTGTGGGCCCGCCAGGTACTCATCCAGCAGCCCAGGAAGCCACTGCGGAGAGGCGCCCATCGCCGCGGCAACAATACCTACGGGCTCCCCAACACCTTGCCCCGGGTCAGCTTTGGAGTCCCTGGACATGGGCGTTGATGATTCCAGGGAGGCCCAGTGCTGGGACTCCCCAACTGAGGAGCATGCGGACCTGGCGTTGGCCCAACGTGTGGCCAGGGAGTGTGCCTACAGGCCTGTACCCCGCCTGCCAGGCAGCCGGCTGCCCATCCTCGGCAAACCGGGCTCCCCTGGCACTGGGGAAAGAGCAACCATGTCAAACCCACACTTTGGGACCTCCAACGTCCAGGGACCGTACAAATTCCCCTCTCGGGTGGATCCAGCTAGCGACCTGGAGCTGCCAGATCTGGAGGAGCTCTGGCATGATGCCCATGCGGAGTACCTGCCGTTCCACTTCCGGCAG AACCTGATTGAagagcagcaggcccagctgaaCCAGTATGAATGCGCGGCGGGCCAATGCGTCAGTGAGCTGCAGAAGGCCCAGCTGCAGGTGCAGTCCCTGCAGGCCAAGATCCATGAGAGTGAGACCAACAACGAG aagctgcAGGAGAAGCTGTGCGAGATGGAGTCAGAGCTGCGCTCCATCAGGCAGGCCGCGCAGTGTCAGGAGCGCACCATCCAGGGACTGAGCGAGTCCGTCTCCACCAAAGACAGCGAG GCGGAGGAGCTGTACCGTGTCATCGAGGGACAGAATGACACGCTGTGCAAACTGCGCGAGATGGCCCAgtgcagccagctgcagcagctgcag GCGTTGGAGATGGGGCAGGAGGCAGGGCAGAACCCGGCTTTTGGGGCAGAGTTCCTGGCTCTGCAGAACTCCCTCTTCTCCAcccagctggagctggagggcAGCCAGCGGGCCCGGCGGCAGATGGAGAGGCAGGCGGCTGACCACATCCGTGCTCGCGACCGCCTCCACGCCgacctgcaggaggcgctgcaAAGCCTGGAGAAAACGGAGAAGCACAACCAG gagATGCGCTGTGCTCTTCAGCAGGCTCGCTGTGAGCTGCAGGTAAACGAGGGGCAggtgaaagagaaggagggagagagacaaatggaggtggaggagagagagaagaccaTCAGACAGCTAAGAATCTCCCTGAAGGACAAAGAACGCCTGCTGGAG GAATATTCAGAACTCATGGACCATTCGCGAGACCCCAGTGAGTCCAGGGACACCCTTCTGGACAAGCTGAGGAAGCGCATCAAAGAAAGGGATAAAGCTCTGGAG tgCTCCATCGATGACAAGTTCCACTgtctggaggagaaggaggaggaggtgcggcaGCTACAGCTCACCCTCAGGGACAAGGAGAGAGACATGGACAGACTGCGCTGTGTCCTGACCAACAACGAGGATACCATCACT AGCCTGGACAGGATGGTGCAAGGAAAGGatctggagctggagcaggtgtCAGAGGCCTACAGGAAACTGCAGTggctgaaacaggaagcagaggagcGTCATGGGCGGAGCCTCCAAGAGCGGGACGCCATAATTGGCCAGCTGCAGAACTCTCTCCAGATGCGCACCAAGGAAGTTGAG gAGCTGACTGCATCGCTGGTCAGTAAGGTCTCAGCAGACTCCAGCGAGGTGGTGGAGAAGCTGAGGCTGCATCTCCAGCTGAAGGAGCATCTTTTCAAGGAGGTTCTGTCTGACCGGGCCCAGCAGGCCCAGGAGCACAGCACCGAGGTCCAGGAACTGCTCAGCACCATCAGCGCCAGAGACCAGTACATAAAG GAGTCAGCGGGTCGGCTCAGGCAAGCGATCGGCGAGCGGATGGGCGAGCTGCAGGAGGTGCGCAGTCAGCTGATCGCCcgggagagggaggtgagagagCTGAACCTTGAGAGGGAACGGCAGGACCGAGAGCCACACCTCGAGCTGGAACATCTGCAGAGCCAGCTGCGTGAGAAAGAGGCgctcatacag AACCTGGTGGAAGGCCGGGAGGAGCCCATGGTCATCACCACGCAAGGAGAGACAGCGCAGG GATCATGTGACGCCACCACCAGGAGGCAGGAGGTGGAGGCGgtagaggaggagctgaagctggtgttgaagaaggagaaggaggctCAG CTGGAAGTCTCCACCCTGCGCTCCGCCCTGaccagccaggaggaggaggtgtgctCCCTGTCCGGTCAGGTGGAGGCACTCACTGCAAGCATCCATGCCAAAGAGGATCTCATCAAG GACATGCAAAGGCATCTGGTGGAGCCCTCTGACTTGCCATTGGTAGAGGAGCTGACCAATGAGCTACAGGCACTCAGAGAGGACAGAGCTCAGCAAGACTCCACCAGCACTGACCGCCAG CAGCATCTTCTGGACCAGCTCATACTGGAGTACGGCAGCCTGAACGCAGCCCTGAGGACCGAGATGAAGTTGTATCACAGCCTGACTCAGACACACGGCCAAGGAGAGGG GTCTTGGAAGACCCTGCAGACGGAGTTGAACAGCGTTCAGGCACTGAGAGGACAGCTCGAGGAGGTCCTAGCAAGGACCCGAAATGCCGCCCTGGCAGGGGAAGCAGCGGCGAACCCACAGCCCGATTTTGGAG AGCTCAGTACAGacgaggaaggggaggaggaggaagaggaggaggaggaggaggaggaggaggaagaagaagatggCAGCAGTGAATTCACAGACAGCATTGAGGAAGAAGACAGCAAACTGACAGCTCGAACCCTGGCCACTACAATG GATTCTGGGGTTGTCTGCAAGCAGGAGGACCCACGCCAAGGTCCGGAGAAGAGGATGCTATCCCAGAGTGCAGCAGTggatgggcggggcctggctgAGTGGCGGGTGGAggtgcagcagctgctggagcaGAAGAGGGCAGTGGAGCGGGAGCTGGGGGAGCTGAAGGCACAGCTGGAGAAGGCCGGCTTCGCCTCCCTGTCCCAGATGAG GACCTCACTCCTGAACATGCAGCTGGAGAACAGCGAGCTGAAAAAGGCAGCGGGTCATGTGACGTGCAGAGGGTGGGAGCAAGGTGTGACGGGTGGACTGAGCAGTGTCAGCAGTGGGGGTGTAACCACGGTGACGGGGAAGGACAACGGCATCCCGGGACCAGAGCCCACGGGGGCTGgtgaggaggcggggccggctCAGGGCAAACGTGGAGCCCCAAAAGTTCCGCTGCAGGACGGGCAGGGGAAGAGGAGGTGCACCCGGCCTCTGTCTCAGGACCGGGGGGGTCTGCCATCCCCTTGTCACACACATCCCTCACTTGCACAG GACGAGGAGCCTGGTAGGAGCAGGCGCGGGGCGtgggagcaggtggaggtggggctTCGGTCGGAGCTGGCTCTGAGCAGGCAGGAGAGCCGGGATCTGCAGGAGAGGCTGATGGTGTCAGAGGCCACAGTTCAGGCCCAGGCGGAGCAGCTGAAGGACTACAGAGAGCTTCTGA CTGAGACGTCAGTGGAGCAGGCCAGTAAGCAGGTTCAAGTGGACCTGCAGGATCTGGGATACGAGACCTGTGGCCGCAGTGAGAACGAGGCGGAGAGAGAAGACACCAGCAGCCCAG AGTTTGACGACCTGGAGATGTGCACCAGCCTGTCGGGGCAGCAGGTGCACGGGGCGCgatggtgggggaagggggaccCCGGCACGGGGCAGGAGGACGAGGACGTGGAGGCGCTCCGGAGACACGTCCGCGACCTGCGCGCCCAGCTCTCCCGCTCCACCAAGGCCGTGCGCAACCTGCAGGCGCGCGTGCGCTCGCTCTCCGCCACCAGCGACTACGCCTCCAGCCTGGAGCGCCCGCGCAAGGTCAACTGGAGCTTCCAGCCGTCGCCCGCCCACAGCGCCGCCGAAGAGGACGAGGGCTGGCAGTCGGACGGCCCGGGCCACGCCCCCGAACCGCGCCCCAACCGGGCCCTCAGGGAGCTGGTGTCCCGCGTGGCCTCTCTGGAGGCCCAGCTGAAGAGCTCCAAGCTGGAGGGCAAGAGCGTTGCAGAGGACCCCAAATCCGCCACCTGGCCAGG GAAGTACAACACGCTGATCCAGGCGCAGGCCCGCGAGCTGTCTCACCTGCGGCAGGCGATGCGGGAGGGCCGGGGCGTGTGCCACATCCTGTCCCAGCACCTGGGCGACACCACCAAGGCCTTCGAGGAGCTGCTGCGCGCCAACGACATCGACTACTACATGGGCCAGAGCTTCCGGCAGCAGCTGGCGCAGAGCATCGCGCTGGCACAGCGCGTTGGCACCAAGATCAGCGGAT GGGATCGCTCAGAACTCCCTGATGACAAAATGGGCCATGAGCTGCTTGCGCTGCG ACTGAGTAAGGAGCTCCAGCAGAAGGACAAGATCATCGAGTCCCTTCACACCAAGCTTCAGCAGCACGCAGATACGCCCTCCAGTGGTCACGCCCTGTCCGAATccactgaccaatcagacaGAACCTCCTTCGTGTCAGACGAGCAGGGCTCCACCAATGAGGACCTGGAGCTATGCTCAGACATGGAGGGCCCCAGCGAGTATGTGCCGGAGGAACGGAGTGCGCGAGCAGGGCACATGCAGATCACAG ATTCACCTCCCAAAAATGGCACTCCATCACAGCACATAGCTATCCCATCACCCACCACTGCATCTCACGGAGTTCAGTCATCTGCTAGCTGTCCCAGTACACCACATGACCCAGTGAAGACTCAGGTCCAAGAAG gCCTGTATTCTGGGCCCGTGTCCAGCTCTCTCCCCGTCCCCCTGACCCGCTACTGCCCTGACCTCACACCCTTTGACCCCCGCTCTCCCCTCGTGGGACCCGGGGGATTCTCCCTGGGCGACATTCACCAGGAGCTTGAGATACTGCAGAAAGAGCTGGGAGAAA GTTTCAGTGTGCCTCATATGAAGGCGCTCTCGGACTTACCCCCAGATGCCCACTCCTACCCTGAGCTCTCCAGCTACCTACCTCTATCCCATCAGGCCTTTCGCCAGCCCCAGCTCACCAGCACTGACAGGAGCGCCACCTTGAAGGGGGACGtggatgtgctggagaacagtgcattgtgggaagcgCCCCATGCCAGTCTGCCAGTGAAGGCTGGTACTTATGGCACAATCTCCTCTGGATCATCTGGCTATCGGTCTGGTACCAATTACACAG GTACTGACCTAATCGAGGAACACCTGAGGGAGATTCGGGGACTGCGGCAGCAGTTGGAGGACTCTGTTCGCACCAACGAGCGACTGAGACAGCAGCTGGAAGACAGGCTGGCCTCAGTGGGCCGAAACAGCG GAGCACCCACAAATATCTACATCCAAGGGCTGGAGTCTCTCAGCCAGCTGACCAATGAGAATCGAGCCCTGAAGGAGGAGGTTCTGGCTCTTCAGGCCCGGCTGCAGGCTAGCAGAG ATAGCTGCAAGGAGGTGGAGCACCTTCAGGAGGAGGTGCTGATGGGGCGGGCACAGCTGAAGGAGGTGGAGTtggaggtggaggagtggaGGGAGGAGGTCAGGAGGCTGCAGGCACATGGCTGCCAGCAGGGCCAGGAGATCcagcagctgaagcaggaaCGGCAGACCAGCCAGGAGCACAACAACCG gctcCACCATGAGGTgaacctgctgcagcagcagctatCGGAGAGCCGCAGGCTCCTGCACTCACTGCAGTGCGAGCTGCAGGTGTACGACCGCATGTGCAGGAGCGGCAAGAACCCCTACTCAG GGTACGGGGGTGAGCTGACGTACCCAGGGACACCGTCGTCCCAGGAGCTGGGGGAGCTGCTGGTGGAGGTCCGCGGCCTCCGGGCGCAGCTGGAGCGCAGCGTGCAGGAGAACGGCGCCCTGCGcgcgcagctggagcagcagctggGCGGGGCCGTCGTCGTCGCCCGCGGCGACCGTCGGCCCCACACCATCCCGGTCAGCCCCCAGCGGGACGGCGTCTACAAGAGGCAGCTGTTCCATG ACCCCGCGCCCTCTCCGCCTGTCAGAGACACAGGGCTGTTTAACAGTGCGTCCCCCTACGCCTCACTCACAGGCCTGGAGGACCCCCAACTCACTGCCAACG ACGCACTGGACCCACACGCGGACCTGGAAGGGGAGGCGCCGGACGGTTCCTTCGCCAACAAGAACGGGCGGCATGCCGTGGGGCACGTGGACGACTTCACCGCCCTCCGgcagcaggtcctggagggGAAGGCGCTGGTGCACAAGATGAAGGGGGCACTGCTGGATCTGGACCCCAGTGAG GTTCCGGACTACGGTGGCGTGACGGACCTCCTGGCCGATGCCAAGACCCTGCAGCAGATCCTGGAGGAGGCCGCCTCTCTCCTGAAGATGTTCTGGAGGGCGGCGCTGCCCGATAGCGAGAGGCTCGCCCAGCACGTCCAAAAG GAGCAGGCCCTGCAGAAGGAGGTGCACAACCTGAAGCTGCAGGTCACAAAGCAGGACGAGGTGCTGCAAGGCACTGTGGAGAGGCTCAGGAGCACCAACCGCACCAAGGAGGGCATGGAGCGCTTTATCATCAGCCAAC tgtcCAGGACACGTGACGTCCTGAAAAAAGCACGATCAAATCTGCAG AAGAATGAGTTCAAGATTTCCTCCTTAagttcctcttcttcctctacCTCCCCCTACCCTGCTAAAG